A genomic window from Micromonospora ferruginea includes:
- a CDS encoding sugar O-acetyltransferase produces the protein MTSMKDRMLAGEPYLADDPAIAADLDRAARLTERFNRSSADDPQGRVAALRELLGTLGEDAWVRPPFHCDYGYQTHIGPRSFVNFNAVFLDVARITVGADVQIGPNVQLLTATHPVEPEARRAKWEAAQPITIGDNVWLGGGAIVLAGVSIGDNTVVGAGAVVTRDLPANVVAVGSPARPVRSLE, from the coding sequence ATGACCTCCATGAAGGACCGGATGCTGGCCGGCGAGCCGTACCTCGCCGACGACCCCGCGATCGCCGCCGACCTGGACCGCGCCGCCCGGCTCACCGAACGCTTCAACCGCAGCTCCGCCGACGACCCGCAGGGGCGCGTCGCCGCGCTGCGGGAACTGCTCGGCACGCTCGGCGAGGACGCCTGGGTCCGGCCGCCCTTCCACTGCGACTACGGCTACCAGACCCACATCGGGCCCCGCAGCTTCGTCAACTTCAACGCGGTCTTCCTCGACGTCGCCCGGATCACCGTCGGCGCGGACGTCCAGATCGGACCGAACGTGCAACTGCTCACCGCCACCCACCCGGTGGAGCCCGAGGCCCGGCGGGCCAAGTGGGAGGCGGCCCAGCCGATCACCATCGGCGACAACGTCTGGCTCGGCGGCGGCGCGATCGTCCTCGCCGGGGTGAGCATCGGCGACAACACGGTGGTCGGCGCCGGCGCGGTGGTGACCCGCGACCTGCCCGCCAACGTGGTGGCGGTGGGTAGCCCCGCCCGCCCGGTCAGATCCCTGGAATAA
- a CDS encoding S8 family serine peptidase, translating into MPRNRRKLAALGLTLGLALGLPVPAHAAAPAAPTGTPARTGPASRPTTVTLITGDQVTVADGNRAAVRPGAGRAELQFLVRREKTGLSVVPQDALPLVRSGRLDPRLFNVTGLIAAGYDDAHRDSTPLLVSYRPGVARRAAAPLAGTRVTRDLPAIGGAALTAAKSDAGALWRAVGADRSGARLDAAGGVDRIWLDGRRQLTLDHSVPQIGAPAAWAAGWTGKGVKVAVLDTGVDLTHPDLAGKVAESRNFSEEANPDDIVGHGTHVASIIAGSGAASGGKYRGVAPDATLLSGKVCEEFGCTDSAILAGMQWAAAEQHATVINMSLGGWDTPEVDPLEQAVETLTAQTGTLFVISAGNDGADGSVGSPSTADAALSVGAVDRNDDLADFSSRGPRVGDGAIKPDITAPGVDIVAARAAHGQIGDPVGDRYVALSGTSMAAPHVAGAVALIAQQHPGWNAGRYKATLMASARPHPDQTAFQQGAGRVDVAHAITEQVTSEPPSVSFGTALWPHSDDKPISKTVTYRNSGAAALTLDLGAGFTGPGGRSAPAGMITLSATRLTVPAGGTAQVTVVVDTRLGVDGYWTGRLTARSGDTVAVTPLAVNREVESYDLTITHRNRSGALTGDFYTTLLGLDDGATRDVIDADGTATIRVPKGRYGVQSLLFVSDEERWTEISVLTQPELVVKGHQRLDLDARRAKPVRSTVPQRGAAPLLIDFGATWFSDEFQAGFGLWTDSFDGLYSAQLGRTVSDKLFVGSLASQWADVKAPERSPYFYALSEVFPGRFPTGFVRHYQPADLAHVTSRFANGYPGLENERIVYPEPDYNLGASAIILPVQVPGKRIEHVSTARTRWNAELDFGTRAPEGWLDYQAILEDGPIRYRAGHHYTENWNNAPYGPSFPQPRWPEQGITRAGNRVVVALPVFSDAAGHSGGSLTDTARTALYRNGKLVAEVDAPGYGEFEAPPGVANYRVDTLATRSFTDLSTEVSASWTFRSKRVPGDTPARLPAMAVRFAPSLSVDGTAPAGRTFTVPVTVQRQPGAPSGTVAALTVDVSYDGGKTWRKATLKKQGAGWTATVRHPAGPGYVSLRAAARDDAGNTVTQRIIQAYRLR; encoded by the coding sequence TTGCCCCGGAACCGCAGAAAACTGGCCGCACTCGGCCTCACCCTGGGCCTGGCACTCGGCCTGCCGGTGCCCGCACACGCCGCCGCCCCGGCGGCCCCGACCGGCACGCCCGCCCGCACCGGGCCGGCCAGCCGTCCCACCACCGTCACCCTGATCACCGGCGACCAGGTCACCGTCGCCGACGGCAACCGCGCGGCGGTACGCCCCGGCGCCGGGCGCGCCGAACTCCAGTTCCTGGTCCGCCGCGAGAAGACCGGCCTGAGCGTGGTCCCCCAGGACGCGCTGCCACTGGTCCGCTCCGGCCGGCTCGACCCGCGCCTGTTCAACGTCACCGGGCTGATCGCGGCCGGCTACGACGACGCGCACCGCGACAGCACGCCGCTGCTGGTGTCGTACCGCCCGGGGGTGGCCCGGCGGGCGGCGGCCCCGCTCGCCGGCACCCGGGTGACCCGCGACCTGCCGGCGATCGGCGGCGCGGCGCTCACCGCGGCCAAGTCCGACGCGGGCGCGCTCTGGCGGGCCGTCGGCGCGGACCGCTCCGGAGCCCGGCTCGACGCGGCGGGGGGTGTCGACCGGATCTGGCTGGACGGCCGGCGGCAGCTCACACTGGACCACAGCGTGCCGCAGATCGGCGCGCCGGCCGCCTGGGCCGCCGGCTGGACCGGCAAGGGGGTGAAGGTCGCGGTGCTCGACACCGGCGTCGACCTCACCCACCCGGACCTGGCCGGCAAGGTCGCCGAGTCGCGCAACTTCAGCGAGGAGGCGAACCCGGACGACATCGTCGGGCACGGCACCCACGTCGCCTCCATCATCGCCGGCAGCGGCGCCGCCTCGGGCGGCAAGTACCGGGGTGTCGCCCCGGACGCCACGCTGCTGTCCGGGAAGGTCTGCGAGGAGTTCGGCTGCACCGACTCGGCGATCCTGGCCGGCATGCAGTGGGCCGCCGCCGAGCAGCACGCCACCGTGATCAACATGAGCCTGGGCGGATGGGACACCCCGGAGGTCGACCCGCTGGAGCAGGCGGTCGAGACGCTCACCGCGCAGACCGGAACGCTCTTCGTGATCTCCGCCGGCAACGACGGCGCAGACGGCTCGGTCGGCTCGCCGTCCACGGCCGACGCCGCGCTGTCGGTCGGCGCCGTCGACCGGAACGACGACCTGGCCGACTTCTCCAGCCGCGGGCCGCGCGTCGGCGACGGGGCCATCAAGCCGGACATCACCGCACCGGGCGTGGACATCGTGGCCGCCAGGGCCGCCCACGGCCAGATCGGCGACCCGGTGGGGGACAGGTACGTCGCCCTCTCCGGCACCTCGATGGCGGCCCCGCACGTGGCCGGCGCGGTGGCGTTGATCGCCCAGCAGCACCCCGGTTGGAACGCGGGCCGCTACAAGGCCACGCTGATGGCCTCGGCCCGGCCGCACCCCGACCAGACCGCGTTCCAGCAGGGCGCCGGCCGGGTCGACGTGGCTCACGCGATCACCGAGCAGGTGACCAGCGAACCGCCGTCGGTCTCCTTCGGCACCGCCCTCTGGCCGCACTCCGACGACAAGCCGATCAGCAAGACCGTCACCTACCGCAACAGCGGTGCCGCCGCGCTCACGCTCGACCTGGGCGCCGGGTTCACCGGCCCGGGCGGGCGGTCCGCGCCGGCCGGCATGATCACCCTCAGCGCGACCCGGCTCACCGTCCCGGCCGGCGGCACCGCCCAGGTGACCGTCGTGGTGGACACCCGGCTCGGCGTCGACGGCTACTGGACCGGCCGGCTGACCGCCCGGTCCGGCGACACCGTCGCGGTGACCCCGCTGGCGGTCAACCGCGAGGTGGAGAGCTACGACCTGACCATCACCCACCGCAACCGGTCCGGCGCGCTCACCGGTGACTTCTACACCACCCTGCTCGGGCTCGACGACGGCGCGACCCGAGACGTGATCGACGCCGACGGGACGGCCACCATCCGGGTGCCCAAGGGCCGGTACGGCGTGCAGAGCCTGCTCTTCGTGAGCGACGAGGAGCGCTGGACGGAGATCTCCGTGCTGACCCAGCCGGAGCTGGTGGTGAAGGGCCACCAGCGCCTCGACCTGGACGCCCGGCGGGCAAAGCCGGTCCGCAGCACCGTGCCGCAGCGCGGCGCGGCGCCGCTGCTGATCGACTTCGGGGCCACCTGGTTCAGCGACGAGTTCCAGGCCGGCTTCGGGCTCTGGACGGACAGCTTCGACGGCCTCTACTCGGCCCAGCTCGGACGCACCGTGTCCGACAAGCTCTTCGTCGGATCGCTGGCCAGCCAGTGGGCCGACGTGAAGGCGCCGGAACGCAGCCCCTACTTCTACGCGCTGAGCGAGGTGTTCCCCGGCCGGTTCCCGACCGGTTTCGTCCGGCACTACCAGCCGGCCGACCTGGCCCACGTGACGAGCCGGTTCGCCAACGGCTACCCGGGCCTGGAGAACGAGCGGATCGTCTACCCGGAACCCGACTACAACCTGGGCGCCTCGGCGATCATCCTGCCGGTCCAGGTGCCGGGGAAGCGCATCGAGCACGTCAGCACCGCCCGCACCCGCTGGAACGCCGAGCTGGACTTCGGCACGCGGGCGCCCGAGGGCTGGCTCGACTACCAGGCCATCCTGGAGGACGGGCCGATCCGCTACCGGGCCGGCCACCACTACACCGAGAACTGGAACAACGCGCCGTACGGCCCGTCGTTCCCGCAGCCACGCTGGCCGGAGCAGGGCATCACCCGCGCCGGGAACCGGGTGGTGGTCGCGCTGCCGGTCTTCAGCGACGCGGCCGGGCATTCGGGCGGTTCGCTCACCGACACCGCACGCACCGCGCTCTACCGCAACGGCAAGCTGGTCGCCGAGGTCGACGCACCGGGGTACGGCGAGTTCGAGGCGCCGCCGGGTGTCGCGAACTACCGGGTCGACACGCTGGCGACGCGCAGCTTCACCGACCTGAGCACCGAGGTCTCGGCGAGCTGGACGTTCCGCTCGAAGCGGGTGCCGGGTGACACGCCCGCCCGGCTGCCCGCGATGGCGGTCCGGTTCGCCCCGTCGCTCTCGGTGGACGGCACCGCGCCGGCCGGCCGGACGTTCACCGTCCCGGTGACGGTGCAACGCCAGCCCGGCGCGCCGTCCGGCACGGTCGCGGCGCTCACCGTCGACGTCTCCTACGACGGCGGGAAGACCTGGCGGAAGGCGACGCTGAAGAAGCAGGGCGCCGGCTGGACCGCCACCGTCCGGCACCCGGCCGGGCCCGGCTACGTGTCGCTGCGGGCCGCCGCCCGTGACGACGCCGGCAACACGGTGACCCAGCGGATCATCCAGGCGTACCGCCTGCGGTGA
- the dapD gene encoding 2,3,4,5-tetrahydropyridine-2,6-dicarboxylate N-succinyltransferase — protein MTSAPSAWGIGLATVTADDQVLDTWYPTGKLGLGELPLVPGEDQADVLDLPPGAIGERALPGLRTVEVTTVIGSLDDPIKDAADAYLRLHLLSHRLVRPNELNLDGVFGKLANVAWTSAGPCPPERVDELRVIERAAGRHLAVYGVDKFPRMTDYAVPSGVRIADADRVRLGAHLAAGTTVMHEGFCNFNAGTLGTSMVEGRIVQGVVVGDGSDVGAGASIMGTLSGGGTDKVRIGERSLVGANAGIGISLGDDCVVEAGCYVTAGSKVTLPDGRVVKARELSGVDGLLFWRNSVTGALEARPRTGRGIELNAALHAND, from the coding sequence GTGACGTCCGCACCATCCGCCTGGGGCATCGGGCTGGCCACCGTCACCGCCGACGACCAGGTGCTCGACACCTGGTACCCGACCGGCAAGCTGGGTCTCGGCGAGTTGCCCCTGGTGCCCGGGGAGGACCAGGCCGACGTGCTGGACCTGCCGCCGGGCGCGATCGGCGAGCGGGCGCTGCCCGGCCTGCGCACCGTCGAGGTGACCACGGTGATCGGCTCGCTGGACGACCCGATCAAGGACGCCGCCGACGCGTACCTGCGGTTGCACCTGCTCTCCCACCGCCTGGTGCGGCCCAACGAGCTGAACCTCGACGGCGTCTTCGGCAAGCTGGCCAACGTGGCCTGGACCTCGGCCGGGCCGTGCCCGCCGGAGCGGGTGGACGAGCTGCGCGTCATCGAGCGGGCCGCCGGCCGCCACCTGGCCGTCTACGGGGTGGACAAGTTCCCCCGGATGACCGACTACGCGGTGCCCTCCGGGGTGCGCATCGCCGACGCGGACCGGGTCCGGCTCGGCGCGCACCTGGCCGCCGGCACCACCGTGATGCACGAGGGCTTCTGCAACTTCAACGCCGGCACGCTGGGCACCTCGATGGTCGAGGGGCGGATCGTGCAGGGCGTGGTGGTCGGCGACGGCTCCGACGTCGGCGCGGGCGCCTCGATCATGGGCACGCTCTCCGGCGGTGGCACCGACAAGGTGCGCATCGGCGAGCGCAGCCTGGTCGGCGCGAACGCCGGCATCGGCATCTCGCTCGGTGACGACTGCGTGGTGGAGGCGGGCTGCTACGTCACCGCCGGTTCCAAGGTCACCCTGCCGGACGGGCGGGTGGTCAAGGCCCGCGAGCTGTCCGGCGTGGACGGGCTGCTGTTCTGGCGCAACTCGGTGACCGGCGCGCTGGAGGCCCGACCCCGCACCGGCCGGGGCATCGAGCTGAACGCCGCCCTGCACGCCAACGACTGA
- the dapE gene encoding succinyl-diaminopimelate desuccinylase, translating to MQNPLTPEVLADPVALTRALVDIESVSLNEKAITDCVEEVLRGVPHLRTYRHSNTVMARTELGRAQRVVLAGHLDTVPLNGNFPSTMRGDLMYGCGTSDMKSGVAFALHLAVSLPDPRYDVTYLFYEAEEIESRFNGLTLVGESHPEWLEADFAVLLEPTYGIVEAGCQGTMRAIVSTHGERAHAARSWHGVNAIHGAGEVLRRLGAYEARRVTIEGCDYREGLNATGIHGGVAGNVIPDLCEIEINYRYAPDRDPAGAEAHLREVFAGFDFRVTDAAAGAAPGLDNPAAQEFLAAVGAAPIGKLGWTDVARFAAMGIPALNFGPGDPNLAHHKDEHVELTKIRDGAATLHRWLASA from the coding sequence ATGCAGAACCCGTTGACCCCCGAGGTCCTGGCCGATCCGGTGGCGCTGACCCGTGCCCTGGTCGACATCGAGTCGGTGTCCCTCAACGAGAAGGCGATCACCGACTGCGTCGAGGAGGTGTTGCGCGGCGTACCGCACCTGCGCACCTATCGGCACTCGAACACCGTGATGGCCCGCACCGAGCTGGGCCGGGCGCAGCGGGTGGTGCTCGCCGGCCACCTGGACACCGTCCCGCTCAACGGCAACTTCCCGTCCACCATGCGCGGCGACCTGATGTACGGCTGCGGCACCTCGGACATGAAGTCCGGCGTGGCGTTCGCCCTGCACCTGGCCGTGTCGCTGCCCGACCCGCGCTACGACGTCACCTACCTCTTCTACGAGGCCGAGGAGATCGAGTCGCGCTTCAACGGCCTCACCCTGGTGGGGGAGAGCCACCCGGAGTGGCTGGAGGCCGACTTCGCGGTGCTGCTGGAGCCCACCTACGGGATCGTCGAGGCGGGCTGCCAGGGCACCATGCGGGCGATCGTCAGCACGCACGGCGAGCGGGCCCACGCGGCCCGGTCCTGGCACGGGGTGAACGCCATCCACGGCGCCGGGGAGGTGCTGCGCCGCCTCGGCGCGTACGAGGCCCGTCGGGTGACCATCGAGGGCTGCGACTACCGCGAGGGCCTCAACGCGACGGGGATCCACGGCGGGGTGGCCGGCAACGTGATCCCCGACCTCTGCGAGATCGAGATCAACTACCGGTACGCCCCGGACCGTGACCCGGCCGGCGCGGAGGCCCACCTGCGTGAGGTGTTCGCCGGCTTCGACTTCCGGGTCACCGACGCGGCGGCCGGCGCGGCCCCGGGGCTGGACAACCCGGCCGCGCAGGAGTTCCTGGCCGCGGTGGGGGCGGCGCCGATCGGCAAGCTCGGCTGGACGGACGTGGCCCGGTTCGCGGCCATGGGGATCCCGGCGCTCAACTTCGGACCCGGTGACCCGAACCTGGCCCACCACAAGGACGAGCACGTCGAGCTGACCAAGATCCGGGACGGCGCGGCCACCCTGCACCGCTGGCTCGCCTCGGCCTGA